The genomic DNA ctggatatggtagagtgtcgctggctcgttgttcttccaagtccgcgtagtgaagtggtggctggtcaggagctggatgttgactggtctgctgctgtgtgtcgactcttgctgctctgggtcgactggtgttgtttgggttgtacctccttttatagtgtttttggaatgcttggtggaagtggttattgacgcgtacgagaggaattttgttttcgtcgaggcgtcgaattttctggaatgcttgatggaagtggttattgacgcgtacgagaggaattttgttttcgtcgaggcgtcgaattttctggaatgcttgatggaagtggtcgtacgagcatttagtttattgatgcgtacgaaaggaattttgttttcgtcgaggcgtcgaattttctggaatgcttgatggaagtggttattgacgcgtacgagaggaattttgttttcgtcgaggcgtcgaattttctggaatgcttgatggtgttccgctcgatgtattttgttgttgcggaatattctcgaaggtttcgatgacgatgacgacgacgagattcctacagcctcataggcgcgcgcgcatgtaGAGCGCGCTCTCTTACCCGCGAACTCTcgtcgaagaaagatctctcctgtgcacgtctccagggggagacggggccgaGATATTCACCGCCATTTTGCTGAAGAACCGCCATGAGGTCGggtgtagcatcactccctcccctgagttccagcccaacttcccctgcattcctcacgctgtttccggagaaacctcagccgtgagaccgacgaggaagctgttatcaacgcacacgacttgcagtcaggaacctccccgactatatacatttatataactatcccaaggttagtccacgtttccacctaacttgactcttggaagaataacgacgtatcacgccctctgcataaagacgcgCGTAAATCCGTTCATTACAATACTAACGATATCATACTAACGTTAGGCCGAGTCACGGAtgatgcacacacacacacacacacacacacttcttTCATCATtccgaacgggttggattggtgagagcgtaatgcgcgcactttttattacgattaatattacgtgcgcccgcgtgcctataaattaccctattcaatatttatgtataacatataatatgaaattattttaattcgtgtatgtAATGTGACGTTCTCACAGCCATCCCATCAGTTCGCAACAGTAGCCTGTGAAAAGCGGTAGACGAGAGCCGTCCCTCGTCCATTCGCACTTCGACCGTCCAAGGGCACAAGCGTGCCCCTGTCACCCCCGCCCCCCTATCTCTCCCGAGCCGTTCCCATCGTGAACGCGCCCGGAGATCCACCATCTTGTTGAAAAACCGCGGGACGGTTGAATTTATCATCACTCCCTCTCATGAGTTCCAACGAGTTCGTCACCTGTATTTTCACTCAACTTCCTACCCCCGTGCGGATTAACCTTTCCATGGTAGCCAAGCGCTCCGGAAAGCCCTAGAAGCATCAACCGCTGGAAGACCGACACGAGGAGTTGTATTCCCAAGTAAAATACGTTTGTCAcatgtatcaatttctttctGAAATCACACGTTGGGTTGAATTGAATTGAcgtgaattgaaaatttatgtaaaaattcagcaacttgtgtaataaaactgctgcattgtttgtaattggccagaaaagcgcattggggtttacctgtcaggtcttcctggtatatttgtatatacatatgtatgtaaaataacataaaaatatttgtattatgacCACAGTGACGCTTAGGGGCTACCtctcaagtctctgtggtattgattttttcaaaataaaataaaataaaatctagtcGCAgtagttaagagggctgtacaccgaaaacttaattttgttgtcgttcctttcttcgatatatatattgagtgaacgtatatattgagtgaatgcgacaatatatatcaatatatatattgagtgaatgcgacagttgcgcttcgaccagataatacgtattttaaatcgacaaaatcgaggtttcgtattccccaatcttctcctccgaaactggaccaattttaaaaaaaaaatcatcatcggtatgagaaagatattttctatgcacctgtgcgcgtatttttttttaaatcgaccgttaaataagcacgctggactcttttcgtgggtgtaaaaaagagacgattttatagatgtggctcctagctcctataaaaaataactaatcaaaaaaataaaagcacagatgcatgccaatggtggatatccgtagcatattaaaaaataatttctctagtgccataattgaggaagtgtgaagtgtaatacgtttgtatggacaaggcgcttgtacagactccagggatgttcaactcgagagcacccccgaagtcggttttgtgagaagctcgtggtaagcgtgggcgggactggtctcctccaagggatctacaggtcgtcgtctgcggtctggtctctgctgatgtctatctctctctctctctctctctctctctctctcgtacagtgtgcgtaagggagtgtgatacaggacaaaggcgggaaattatataataaagataacaggttgtaattctgtttgtatggtgactgtattttatatatatataaatacagagaataagcagggggggggggaataacaaagtaaccacgcgtgccctttgaggttagccacgcgtagatcagttgtctgccttctggacgaagacagaccaagctttctctggtgcacaccggacggatactggagctggtctccaagtatcgtcacaaccctcaccagcctctagctggtgatttcggtggcgaggtgggccccgtaaacaccggggtgattacgcgccaaaccgctatcgacaactgtcagtttgtgtgccaaccgctgtcagggtggccagcacaaaaatatatcggccaaatcgtgggtcgtaaggccacaaaagccgatcatcagacatagtctgaacagcgctggtgtccagccctcttaaaagaCAGAAATCACCAGTggtggctcgtgagaattcacagagggggggggggggggctgcagcGATTAATTGGGTTGTGGTAgttcgttgaccataccggtgatcaaatgcagacaaaaatagcaagcatatgtactatactgggaggtctgaaGTCCTGCAACCCATATGaacggcaaaaatagcatgcatttttaCTATTTTGGGAGGActgtagccccgcagcccatatggacgagccgccactggaaaTCACATATTGTTTTTCCCTCTGCCGAACTATTTGTATCAAAACGAAGTAAGtatagaggggggggggggggggtatcgtttagggtaattggattattgtgactaacattgcgatcgcccaaaaacaatttttgccatgaaaatcgcgaatacggaatatttggtactcgagttctcgtcagtatgatagttatcgtgaGTATGTAGggcttttgggcgagcgctttgtgaccaataatcaccgaactatCGTTTAGAGCGGAGAATGAGCGGGCGTTGGAAAGCTATCCATCTAGCGATAAGCGGTGGCGATAAACAACTCGAAACTGAATAATGAGATCGTTTTCGGTTTCGTTTCGAAATGGTGAAATGATGAAGCGAAATTGGCCATAACAGTGGCTTGTTGGTTGGTAATAGTTCGGTTTGCGCGCCAATTCGAATACCGTCTGCGTCTGCGTCTGCGATGGCCGACCGAAAGGGACGTCTCTACACGCTCGTGTTCGTCTTCTCCGAGGATGTGGATGGGGAAGGGGAGCGGCTGCTGCTGGGGATGAAGAAGCGGGGCTTCGGGGCGGGTCGCTGGAACGGCTTCGGCGGGAAAGTGGAGGCGGGGGAGAGCGCGAGGCGGGGCGCGGCCAGGGAACTGCTCGAGGAGAGTTGCGTTCCAGTGGACGAGGCCCGGCTGCAGCTCGCGGGACGCCTCGAGTTCGAGTTCGTGGGAGAACCCGAGCTGATGCTGGTGGAAGTCTTCGTCGTCCGCAGCCGAGAGACGGACGCGGCTCCGGCCGAGACCGAGGAGATGGCGCCCGCCTGGTTCCCGCTCACTTCCTTGCCCTTCGACCGCATGTGGCCCGACGACAAGTACTGGTTTCCCTACCTGCTGGCGCACCGCCCCTTCTTCGGCAGCTTCTGCTTCGAGGGCCACGACTGCATCCTCCACTACGACCTCAGAGACTGCCATCCCGGAGAGCTGGCGGAACCCGAAACTGACCCCCAATGATCTCGGTCTTCGTGGCCGTAACCTCAAACCAATGTGCCTTACGATTCGAATAAATGATCTTTTTTGAGAATGCCATTTTATTTATCCACAAATTAATGAAACACGAACGTTCCGTAAAGGTTTGTATTTGCAatgtaaaaatgtttcaaacgatacaaaaataagaataaattatagACTATGTCATCTTGTGAACGGACTCGGCGTCGTCCATCAGCAGAGTCCTGGCCAAGTTTCGCGACAGAGCCAACCGAAGGAGTTCAATTTTTTCGTCGGATTTGATACTGGCCACTCTTTCTTCGACGCAATGCATTATTTCGTAAGTATCGTCGGCGGAGAACACTATTTCGGAGCATTCGAGAAGCGGTAGGGCGTCAATCAATAGAGTGGAccaaaagctaaaaaaaaaaaatcacaatagtAGTCAGGTCGAAGAACTTTCGaaagaaaaaattcaaatcgaaTATCACTCACTAGTTTGGTGTGATTTTTGAAGCCAACAACGACACGATTAAATTTCCGGCCTTTTTGAATTCACTGTTTTTATAAAGGTGatggaattcggaatattttgCTAAAATGAAGGAAAGAAATCGATACAAACGGGTTAAACGTAAAAAATACTTCACAATTTGACCGATATCTAACCGAGGAACACGAGTCTGTCGCTGAGCATCATATCCGTTCCCAAAGTTCCTACGAGATCGGTATCCGAGAGTCTTCCGGTTTCGGCGTACTGACGGAGGGCATTGTCCGCCAGCCTCGCCGCCAACGGAGCCGCGCGAGCCCTCAGAGCCCAACTGAGAGCGGCTCCGCCTCTTCCACGTTTAGCCATGACCATTGCTTGTCTTCGACAGATCGATTCggctgtaaaattttataaaaatgtaatcgACGAACGTGTCGTGACCTCGAAAGATCGTTATAACGTTACCTATACTGTGGAGATTGTACTTTCTGGCTTCgtgtaatattttcataatgcGATATTCAGATCCAAGCGGGAGACTCGAGAGTAAAAGCGCCGCTCTATGTGCGGCTTCGCCTCGATGGTCATCGTTTTGAAAGTTTTCTGGACACTGTGCGAGATACGAAAATCCCACCGGCCAAAGCGAACGGTGACTTGCCAATAGGGAACCGTAATCCAAAACTAGGGAGTCTCTAAGTTGTTGAGTAATActgaaattacaataaaaaaaatcgtttatatAGATATTGACGACTAAAATTAATCCTATCTAGATGGAAGTTAAGGCAATTTACGATCACATCATTGTGCAAAGTCAACGTTGACTACACATGTTGACTTGAGTGTCACCAATCAGCTTGTAATTTAAGTATGTTCCTATCTAGGATTAACCAACAATTACAAGACGTTGCAGAaataaatcatcaataaattTGATCGGAAGACTTTAGGAATAGATGCTGAATCGATATCTAAGCGGAACATGgaataggcttgtaaaaatcaTTACCGTTCAAAATTCGATtccattaattttatatacattcatatataagcATAGAGATGGGTTTCAAATATTTCCATAGCATCACATATCGACTAGGAATTATTATAACCACAAACACGGCAAAGTGAGAAGAAGTAGGAGTTTGCatcttacatatatagtaaaaaagggaacaatttaaacgtccattttataaaataaatgtgcatttaaaaaataaattttgtacattaaaaaaagtttctgtacattacaaaaaatttgtgtgtatttctaaatgacggatacataTTGAATTAgaaagtttgctttgatcattgaaaaaaagatttgctagcggaagactgcaacgttgccactttttgtatctattctaatgctaaaatctatgttttcgaatgatcgttgcatattttttaatggtcactttataatgccaaaatattttattcgatgcacaatacttGATTGTTTAattcaccgaaaataatgcaaatttttaatgcacaaacattttttttaagatgacaagtatatttttcaatgtacaGTAAAAAAATGATGACATATACTAACTCAGATTGATTTTCATCAGATATTTTAAGTTTACCGCAATGGACCAAAATATCGGTGAGGTGAGTAGCGAGCCATCCGTTATCGGATATTTGTTGAATATCGTGTAATACCtaagagaaaataaaaatactattacATTTGGATGTTTTCGTTTCGTGTTTGTTGGACATTTTCAGAGGTGTACGTACTTGATGGATGTCGTCTTCCATAAGTGCAAGTAAAATGGAATCCAGTTGTGTGGGCGTCACTGCCGATCCACCCAAGGGTCTTATAGAAGCGCATTCGCGCGCAACTCTGCCCATGTCTCCTCGGCGCGAACCTGGCGACACGTACAGCATCCACGCGCCAAACAGTTCCCACCAACTAGTGTAGTTTAATCTCGCCGCTTCCATAGCACTCTTTTGTCCGCAAACAATCTAAAGAAACGCCTTCAACGGTTAACAAAGGCGACGGCTTATCACCCTCACGCCGACAATATAACATTGTGTTTACCTTCATTATCAGATCCAAATGAGGTTCGGATTGAAAAGTCTTGGCATTTATTTTGGCTTCGCATGTGACTTGCCAGTGTTTCCAATTGACTTTAAATTCGTTCATCGATAAAGCACTATACGcctgtgaaataaaaaaaggtttgtCGACATGATTATCGTGTGCAAAGGAGTGgtcgaaaatttatattaaaatgcgaCATGGAGAGACTTGCATCGTACGACGGCATACTTCGTAGAATATTCTCGGCGATCATGAATTGGTTTGTATTGCTATTTGTGTGAAGCCGGAGAAGGGCTCTGGCGATTTCTATTCTGCCTTGCATTATCATACCGGTGACCGTATTCCAATACTCGGGGTTTTCCTCGGCGCCGATTTCGCACTCTTCGAGGAATTGGGAAGCGGCTTGCTCGTGGTTGGGGAAATGTATTCGCACCCACTCCAGCAGTTGAGGCATGATTATATCTCCGGGCATGTTATCGATGAACAGTATTTCGCAAGTGTGCCATATGCATTCGGAACAATAGAAAATGTTGACGTAAGTAGACAGCAGGTCTTTCTCTCGCTTGTCGTCGGTCTCTTCGATGATTTCGTGCAAATTTTCCAAACAAGCGCGAATGATGGCTCTGTATTGGCGCGATATTTTCAGCAGGTCAGGTCTGCAGTCGCCGTAGGACGGTTTTTCAGCGAGTCTTTGAAGGGAGAGGAAAGTGCCGTTCGACTCGTTGACCAGTTTTCGAATGATGGGGTGGAAGAGGGTGATTTGGGGCTGAAGCATGTGCAGGAAGGAAGGAGGGCCGGAGTTGAAGGGCATGGAAGGGCCCGAAAGGATGGGGAGTCGCGATTTGTTGTCTGCTGAAAAGACGCAAAGACCGGAAGCTCCGGCCCACGACACGCCCAGCCGAGCGCCCTCCGCACAGAGGCTTCCATCTGGAATCGCCTGAAACGGACATTTAGAGGTTATGTTACCGGTTCTATTCAACAACACTTTCAAAGGCTATTCAAAATCTACTCGATTCATAAATAATGTTCATAAATTGGAATAAACTGACGAATGTGGGTGTGAGCTGGTCTCCGAGCGAGTCCATCTTCGTCGACACCGAAAACTACAAACTGCAAACCGCGAACTGTCAACTTTATCGCCCCTAACAGATGCAAAACCGGCCAGCATTTATGTGTAGTCgcttaaaaaataagtaaaataaatcacattacAGGTACTGTTTCCCTTTTAATTAGCGTCGGTGTATAATTTTGTGAGAGTTACCCACACGAACTATTATACTAACGTGAACCCGAGTGTCagattcgcgattttcgtggcaacgattgtcacGTGCTCGAGAAATCCTGATtttataaaggtctgttcatacttaacagcactgcacagcttcagcactgcacgactccgtttaaaatatgttattttattacatttctattcatatctacctacacgttgCGGTCACGTTACGCTTAcatcactttggccgagtgcaaggcaaaatcggcttacttatacattacaggccatgacgatacggcgcaatattgcttacgcgtcagaatacaagtcagcaaaaatgtttcggcgtttatcgaacgaaaaattatgtataatcgcgtttttgttagaagaagaagctcaagaaggcaataaaaaagcacggaggcgttttgatgtgcatcccatgttaaaaaatagaaaaaccg from Arctopsyche grandis isolate Sample6627 chromosome 1, ASM5162203v2, whole genome shotgun sequence includes the following:
- the Nup75 gene encoding nuclear pore complex protein Nup75; its protein translation is MDSLGDQLTPTFAIPDGSLCAEGARLGVSWAGASGLCVFSADNKSRLPILSGPSMPFNSGPPSFLHMLQPQITLFHPIIRKLVNESNGTFLSLQRLAEKPSYGDCRPDLLKISRQYRAIIRACLENLHEIIEETDDKREKDLLSTYVNIFYCSECIWHTCEILFIDNMPGDIIMPQLLEWVRIHFPNHEQAASQFLEECEIGAEENPEYWNTVTGMIMQGRIEIARALLRLHTNSNTNQFMIAENILRSMPSYDAYSALSMNEFKVNWKHWQVTCEAKINAKTFQSEPHLDLIMKIVCGQKSAMEAARLNYTSWWELFGAWMLYVSPGSRRGDMGRVARECASIRPLGGSAVTPTQLDSILLALMEDDIHQVLHDIQQISDNGWLATHLTDILVHCGKLKISDENQSDITQQLRDSLVLDYGSLLASHRSLWPVGFSYLAQCPENFQNDDHRGEAAHRAALLLSSLPLGSEYRIMKILHEARKYNLHSIAESICRRQAMVMAKRGRGGAALSWALRARAAPLAARLADNALRQYAETGRLSDTDLVGTLGTDMMLSDRLVFLAKYSEFHHLYKNSEFKKAGNLIVSLLASKITPNYFWSTLLIDALPLLECSEIVFSADDTYEIMHCVEERVASIKSDEKIELLRLALSRNLARTLLMDDAESVHKMT
- the LOC143912387 gene encoding oxidized purine nucleoside triphosphate hydrolase-like, which codes for MADRKGRLYTLVFVFSEDVDGEGERLLLGMKKRGFGAGRWNGFGGKVEAGESARRGAARELLEESCVPVDEARLQLAGRLEFEFVGEPELMLVEVFVVRSRETDAAPAETEEMAPAWFPLTSLPFDRMWPDDKYWFPYLLAHRPFFGSFCFEGHDCILHYDLRDCHPGELAEPETDPQ